Proteins encoded by one window of Candidatus Omnitrophota bacterium:
- a CDS encoding phosphoglycerate kinase: protein MLLVRLFLLFVFGLDVLFNFSSYLSCHNFLYALRRSKQSNIFSLGIGSKKTIDDLGDIYGKVVLVRVDFNVPIKDGLVLDTYRLERAKETIENLTKRGAKVVLMFHLGRPKGKIVQEYRIEPVIAKFSEMLGKEIKIGPDAVVGDELRELVSKMNPGEVISLQNLRFHSGEEKQDEAFAEAILNYTRAEIYVNDGSANMHGSDQVSETILPLLMQRRGLPTVLGKLVVEEFGILENFVKGGIDLALFGGSKFEKIESIKNLVSSGRVKTVFLSGAMAHLFLKAKGFELGKSKIDTELVSEAEEILALAEKRGVRIVLPVDVRLDDGSLLVIADKKGNKIADIPPERAIWDIGIITLKMLKDMMEMIPSSGRIISNGTAGWLEKGFPFDWGTNDINRMLINHPAEKLILGGEGAFAALNMLAEYQGTPEQFNMTILTAGGAALAYLAERADELTPFNYIDTK from the coding sequence ATGTTATTGGTGAGGTTATTTTTGCTATTTGTTTTTGGTTTAGATGTATTATTTAATTTTTCTTCTTATTTATCTTGCCATAATTTTCTCTACGCATTACGCAGAAGTAAGCAAAGTAATATTTTTAGCTTAGGAATTGGTTCAAAGAAGACTATCGATGATTTGGGAGATATTTATGGCAAGGTTGTTTTAGTGAGGGTAGATTTTAATGTGCCTATTAAAGATGGACTTGTTTTAGACACCTATCGCTTAGAAAGAGCAAAAGAGACAATAGAAAATTTAACTAAGCGTGGTGCGAAGGTAGTTTTGATGTTTCATTTAGGCCGACCCAAAGGAAAGATTGTTCAAGAATATAGGATAGAACCGGTAATTGCTAAGTTTAGTGAAATGTTAGGCAAAGAGATTAAAATAGGTCCAGATGCCGTAGTAGGTGATGAATTAAGGGAGTTGGTTAGCAAGATGAATCCGGGGGAGGTAATTTCTTTACAGAATTTGCGTTTTCATTCCGGAGAAGAAAAACAAGATGAAGCCTTTGCGGAGGCAATTCTTAATTACACGAGGGCAGAGATTTACGTAAATGATGGGTCTGCCAATATGCACGGTAGCGACCAAGTGTCTGAAACTATCTTACCTCTCTTAATGCAGAGAAGAGGGCTTCCGACGGTTTTAGGAAAATTGGTGGTAGAAGAGTTTGGAATTCTGGAAAATTTTGTTAAGGGTGGTATAGATTTAGCCTTGTTTGGCGGTTCAAAATTTGAAAAGATTGAATCTATAAAGAATTTAGTGTCTAGTGGAAGAGTAAAAACTGTTTTTCTCTCGGGAGCAATGGCACACTTGTTCCTTAAAGCCAAAGGATTTGAATTAGGAAAGTCTAAAATTGACACAGAACTCGTGAGTGAAGCAGAAGAGATACTTGCTTTAGCCGAAAAGCGTGGCGTACGCATTGTGCTTCCTGTGGATGTGCGTTTAGATGATGGAAGTTTATTAGTTATTGCTGATAAAAAAGGAAATAAAATTGCTGATATACCGCCAGAAAGAGCCATTTGGGATATTGGAATTATTACTTTAAAAATGCTCAAAGACATGATGGAGATGATTCCTTCTTCAGGAAGAATAATTAGTAACGGCACCGCAGGATGGTTAGAAAAAGGTTTTCCTTTTGACTGGGGAACAAATGATATAAATAGAATGTTGATAAATCATCCTGCAGAAAAATTAATTTTAGGAGGAGAAGGAGCTTTTGCTGCTTTGAATATGTTGGCTGAATATCAGGGAACACCTGAGCAGTTTAATATGACCATTCTTACTGCAGGAGGAGCAGCACTTGCTTATCTAGCAGAAAGAGCGGATGAGCTTACGCCTTTTAATTATATTGATACGAAGTGA
- a CDS encoding 6-phosphofructokinase yields MRKIFLVLSFCLLFFLFCPLNYNSQEYFSFRRIHRNLLITDPQLLDEAYLLNILHIGGGLGSIVVDARSGEHIARLSISGKRIISRDGFSVQDILKGIEEGRFVTVTHQELVQRALEHRENCVLVFTGGGDSAGINAVISSAVQGLKKLKPEMTVLGLRNAGASLVVSPEEFPEHLVLIDELYAEDVAEQGSTFLGSSRYNPFKKAEDMAKTLENIKGFGAWISTGGDDNLKVAQRLSQENPEMVVLATAKTIDGDVMVNGRGVQCLGFDSAAKMYRDEIYSIAQSAKAHGEKEQPLVIVVEVFGRDSGRLAFESARPDDFSGLNAEEIRRQVDLAGTIMIVVPEEKHADGTQATIDELVKRAEEIIARENAVVIVVAEGYRPGDMPDIVKTSSKTDAYGHVQLAGIGSALVPVLEKRIPKAKVRTSLLNYEGRGTLPSEYDVTLGYKIGWEMAELIAQGVTGGRFVGYFNEMDARFELPVVLELVNISNQNTLELYPRQILERNRVLVLDR; encoded by the coding sequence ATGAGAAAAATATTTTTAGTTCTTTCTTTTTGTTTATTGTTTTTTCTATTTTGTCCTTTAAATTATAATTCTCAAGAATATTTTTCTTTCCGTAGAATTCATCGTAATCTTTTAATCACTGACCCACAACTTTTAGATGAGGCATATTTGTTGAATATCCTCCATATTGGGGGTGGATTGGGTTCCATTGTAGTCGATGCTCGTAGCGGAGAGCATATTGCGAGATTGAGTATCTCTGGGAAAAGAATTATTAGTCGTGATGGTTTTAGCGTGCAGGATATTTTAAAAGGGATAGAAGAAGGGCGATTCGTTACTGTTACTCATCAAGAATTAGTTCAGAGGGCTCTTGAACATAGAGAGAATTGTGTGCTTGTCTTTACAGGTGGTGGAGATTCTGCGGGTATAAATGCAGTAATCAGTTCTGCAGTCCAAGGATTAAAGAAATTGAAACCAGAAATGACTGTTTTGGGTTTAAGAAACGCAGGAGCCAGTCTGGTGGTTTCTCCGGAAGAATTTCCCGAACATCTTGTTCTGATAGATGAATTATACGCTGAAGATGTTGCGGAACAGGGCAGTACTTTTTTGGGCTCTTCAAGGTATAATCCTTTTAAGAAAGCAGAAGATATGGCAAAGACTCTGGAAAACATAAAGGGTTTTGGAGCGTGGATTTCTACAGGAGGAGATGATAATCTTAAGGTTGCCCAGAGATTATCCCAGGAAAATCCGGAAATGGTGGTTTTGGCTACTGCCAAAACCATCGATGGTGATGTGATGGTTAATGGAAGAGGAGTGCAATGTTTGGGATTTGATTCAGCAGCGAAGATGTATCGGGACGAAATTTATTCTATTGCCCAGAGTGCCAAAGCTCATGGAGAGAAAGAACAACCGCTGGTAATTGTGGTTGAGGTGTTTGGAAGGGATTCCGGAAGGTTGGCTTTTGAATCGGCGCGCCCCGATGACTTTTCCGGATTGAATGCGGAGGAAATTCGGAGACAAGTTGACCTTGCAGGAACGATAATGATCGTTGTTCCTGAGGAGAAACATGCTGACGGGACTCAAGCGACCATTGATGAATTAGTAAAAAGGGCAGAGGAAATTATTGCCCGCGAAAATGCAGTGGTAATAGTTGTTGCTGAAGGTTATCGGCCAGGAGATATGCCGGATATTGTAAAAACTTCTTCTAAAACAGATGCCTACGGACACGTTCAACTTGCCGGCATTGGTTCCGCGCTTGTTCCGGTTTTAGAAAAAAGAATTCCTAAAGCAAAAGTAAGAACCTCTCTTCTTAACTATGAAGGAAGGGGAACGCTTCCCAGCGAATACGATGTTACATTGGGTTATAAGATTGGTTGGGAAATGGCTGAACTAATAGCCCAAGGAGTGACGGGTGGAAGGTTTGTAGGATATTTCAATGAAATGGATGCCCGTTTTGAACTGCCGGTGGTGCTGGAATTGGTGAATATCTCTAACCAGAATACCTTAGAGCTTTATCCCCGTCAAATATTAGAGAGGAATAGGGTTTTGGTGCTTGATAGGTAA
- a CDS encoding ribose-phosphate pyrophosphokinase-like domain-containing protein — translation MLKKFIILLIFIPLLSQNSFLKRDFSYRRILAPRASFYLATSDGRPISLEYGQFPDKELYLRFLNPQEIKEAAINFAARIGSADDFLKILLTLGALRQYQAREITLILEDWTPFSEEDYLLISIFRIFADKVCLAYTQTKETYFLPIKPITLQEKVTGPIHIDYVTYLTPRFKPTVEEAVSRLQDAESAFIKVSQDFSGHWEVSLPFNLVGKNVVIIHSTENSENILSLILTSALMRLKGVKTVSLINTYQGYSRQDKEFKEGECISSYILLKVLNSLLDHNFTVNVHYGKKSGLIDLSPEVWITDDEANRQTLNVLTPQAVYNLNGFVQLAEGLLGIIKKEQGITDLRSLPLLLISPDDGSFFYVKEAVSVLRDRYGIEAISGYLNKERLGSSEVVITGEILENDGRPLTFPYSLKDYYIFILDDETSTGSTIKSAVYHLVEKLGIDYNKIYAGVVHGKFSLGTEEFYKLKDKEMLPQVLVTLDTLEVPEGIKTISSSALIAYCIKRILGLTEPIRSP, via the coding sequence ATGTTAAAGAAATTTATTATCTTACTGATTTTTATTCCTCTGCTTTCACAAAATTCTTTTTTAAAGCGTGATTTCTCTTATAGAAGAATCCTCGCTCCCAGAGCTTCTTTCTATTTGGCTACAAGTGATGGCCGACCAATTAGTTTAGAATATGGGCAATTCCCTGATAAAGAACTCTACTTGCGTTTTCTTAACCCCCAAGAAATAAAAGAGGCTGCAATTAATTTCGCTGCTCGTATTGGTTCCGCAGATGACTTTTTAAAAATTCTTCTTACCTTAGGGGCCTTAAGGCAGTACCAAGCGAGAGAAATTACTCTTATCCTTGAAGACTGGACTCCGTTTTCTGAAGAAGACTACTTGTTGATTTCTATCTTCAGGATATTTGCGGATAAAGTTTGTCTTGCCTATACCCAAACCAAAGAGACTTATTTTTTGCCGATAAAGCCGATCACTCTCCAAGAAAAAGTAACCGGTCCAATACATATTGACTATGTTACATATCTTACACCACGCTTTAAACCGACCGTAGAGGAGGCAGTTTCCCGTTTGCAAGATGCAGAAAGCGCATTTATTAAAGTAAGCCAAGATTTTAGCGGGCACTGGGAAGTTTCTTTACCTTTTAATTTAGTAGGGAAAAATGTCGTCATTATTCACTCTACAGAAAACTCAGAAAATATTTTGTCTTTAATTTTAACCAGCGCTTTAATGAGATTAAAAGGGGTAAAGACAGTTTCTCTGATTAATACCTATCAGGGCTATAGTCGTCAGGATAAAGAGTTTAAAGAGGGAGAGTGTATCTCGAGCTACATTTTACTTAAAGTATTAAATTCCCTTTTAGACCATAACTTTACGGTAAATGTTCACTATGGAAAAAAGAGCGGTTTAATTGATCTTTCTCCAGAGGTCTGGATAACTGATGATGAGGCTAATCGCCAAACCCTAAACGTCCTCACCCCCCAGGCGGTTTACAACCTCAATGGTTTTGTGCAGTTGGCAGAAGGCTTATTAGGCATCATTAAGAAGGAACAGGGTATAACTGATTTGAGAAGTTTGCCCCTTCTTCTTATTTCTCCCGATGACGGAAGTTTCTTTTATGTAAAGGAAGCAGTTAGTGTACTTAGAGACCGTTATGGAATAGAAGCAATTTCTGGATATTTAAACAAAGAAAGGCTTGGTTCTAGCGAAGTAGTAATTACGGGAGAAATTCTGGAAAATGATGGAAGACCACTTACTTTTCCTTATAGTTTAAAAGATTATTATATCTTTATCCTTGATGATGAAACCTCAACTGGTTCTACCATAAAATCTGCAGTTTATCATTTGGTAGAAAAATTGGGAATAGACTATAATAAGATTTATGCGGGAGTAGTCCATGGAAAATTTTCTTTAGGGACAGAGGAGTTTTATAAACTAAAAGATAAAGAAATGCTTCCTCAAGTTTTAGTCACTTTAGACACTTTAGAAGTCCCTGAGGGAATAAAAACAATTTCTTCTTCAGCACTCATCGCGTATTGCATCAAGCGCATTTTGGGATTAACTGAGCCTATTCGTAGTCCGTAA
- a CDS encoding nucleotidyltransferase domain-containing protein has protein sequence MISDKDKNIILQNAKKYKVSQVILFGSSIAEGIDANDIDVAIKGIERRKFFKFYAELFKALSKPVDLIDLSEKSLFNKIIEETGVKIYG, from the coding sequence ATGATATCCGATAAAGACAAAAACATAATTTTACAAAATGCCAAGAAATATAAAGTTTCTCAGGTTATCTTATTTGGCTCATCTATTGCGGAGGGTATTGATGCTAATGATATAGATGTTGCTATAAAAGGTATTGAGCGCCGCAAATTTTTCAAATTTTATGCCGAATTATTCAAAGCGCTATCAAAACCCGTAGACCTGATAGATTTATCAGAAAAATCCCTGTTTAACAAAATCATAGAAGAAACGGGAGTCAAGATTTATGGCTAA
- a CDS encoding class I SAM-dependent methyltransferase codes for MKFRRMKMGLVLYFAVVWSFLSGSYLILPQKSQIIYDRLSARRVKSDSRSDYNLTYCAPQYFIDGIKEFIPPSYYPIAWRLYEHLRTGYRGELLSSDLRTAFIQLFKYHGIRSILDLGCGRGNFLFMLQPLAKEAGIELVGVDLELSQDVKEKMSRLGIEFYEGDSEDLSELVGRRKFDIIVAAGVLGQAQISLSKENLSQAQKQSTHIALAAVDALSSNPYAVFITASIFSFLFLERSKLEEMGIRIVYWNNEEMRVREETSWDSIDDRIRVWYGERYYGEDCPSIGFYNLWNQSANVAVMQKRR; via the coding sequence ATGAAATTTAGAAGAATGAAAATGGGGCTTGTTTTATATTTTGCTGTGGTATGGTCTTTTCTATCCGGTAGCTATCTTATCTTACCTCAAAAGAGCCAAATTATCTACGATAGGCTAAGTGCACGTAGAGTAAAAAGTGACTCTCGTTCAGATTACAATCTTACTTATTGTGCTCCTCAGTATTTTATTGATGGGATTAAAGAATTTATCCCACCCTCTTATTACCCTATTGCTTGGCGGTTATATGAACATTTACGAACAGGTTATAGGGGGGAGCTGCTTTCTTCCGATTTAAGAACTGCATTTATCCAACTATTTAAGTATCATGGTATTAGGTCAATATTAGATTTGGGTTGTGGGAGGGGTAATTTTTTGTTTATGCTTCAACCTCTCGCTAAGGAAGCGGGGATAGAACTGGTTGGTGTAGATTTAGAATTATCTCAAGATGTTAAAGAGAAAATGAGCAGGCTTGGTATTGAATTTTACGAGGGCGATTCCGAGGATTTAAGCGAATTGGTGGGCAGGAGAAAATTTGACATTATTGTTGCGGCAGGAGTATTGGGGCAAGCTCAAATTTCTCTTTCTAAAGAAAATCTATCGCAGGCCCAAAAGCAAAGCACGCATATTGCTCTTGCGGCAGTAGATGCATTAAGTAGTAATCCTTACGCAGTGTTTATTACCGCTTCAATATTCTCTTTTTTGTTTTTAGAACGCAGTAAATTGGAAGAGATGGGTATTAGAATCGTTTATTGGAATAATGAAGAGATGAGGGTGAGAGAAGAGACGAGCTGGGATTCCATAGATGACCGCATACGTGTTTGGTATGGGGAGAGATATTACGGGGAAGATTGTCCAAGTATTGGATTCTACAACCTATGGAACCAAAGCGCCAATGTTGCGGTTATGCAAAAACGAAGATAG
- a CDS encoding glucosamine-6-phosphate deaminase, producing the protein MFSKNIVLKTILTFIFFSANFLSSLNHNLAFRRQKTYAYSELYIGKNRVIVSADYEEMSQTACRMLMARVHQLAKEKEEIVIGLPTGNTPKRLYEILRTEYKDDPVWKKVILIQLDEYVGIGPDSSLSFRQELEEQLLKYLPFKRFVGIVGGASDIEEERVRYAREIEALGEIDILVLGIGQNGHLAFNEPGFITGNSVGVVELTPQTKEVNDVDFTHAYTLSLKTILSAKEVILLASGEKKKEIIEKTIFGIVTPFVPASFLQNHPQTTFILDRSATSDKILK; encoded by the coding sequence ATGTTTTCTAAAAATATAGTTCTAAAGACAATTCTAACTTTTATCTTTTTCTCTGCAAATTTTCTCTCTTCTCTAAATCACAATTTAGCTTTCCGTAGACAAAAAACTTATGCTTATAGTGAACTTTATATTGGAAAAAATAGAGTAATAGTTTCTGCTGATTATGAAGAAATGTCGCAGACTGCCTGCCGGATGCTCATGGCAAGAGTTCATCAGTTGGCTAAAGAAAAGGAAGAAATAGTTATTGGACTTCCTACGGGAAATACTCCCAAAAGACTTTATGAAATCTTAAGGACAGAGTATAAAGATGACCCTGTTTGGAAGAAGGTTATTTTAATACAGCTTGATGAGTATGTGGGAATAGGACCAGATTCATCTTTGAGTTTTCGCCAAGAATTAGAAGAACAACTTTTAAAATATCTTCCCTTTAAGCGATTCGTAGGTATTGTTGGCGGAGCTTCGGATATAGAAGAAGAAAGAGTGCGTTACGCAAGAGAAATAGAAGCTTTAGGAGAGATAGATATTTTGGTTTTAGGAATTGGACAAAATGGCCATTTGGCTTTCAATGAGCCAGGTTTTATTACGGGAAACTCAGTGGGAGTAGTGGAATTAACTCCCCAGACAAAAGAGGTAAACGATGTAGATTTTACCCATGCTTATACCTTAAGTCTTAAAACCATCCTTAGCGCAAAAGAAGTTATCCTTCTTGCTTCCGGAGAGAAAAAGAAAGAGATTATAGAAAAAACGATTTTCGGGATAGTTACTCCTTTTGTTCCTGCTTCTTTTCTTCAGAATCATCCTCAAACTACCTTTATACTTGACCGCTCTGCAACATCTGATAAGATATTGAAGTAA
- a CDS encoding helix-hairpin-helix domain-containing protein: MRISNLVRVIFIFFSVQFSLFSGELRNGVILISRRAKNQEFLIVSPFQKLLSLLGNGLQTGLNFDEGIELFRQIERLRLSVEETEDFYSFIANNLVDFLVVSERSGIRIDLLDIRDLFSAAQNYALGIRRDELGLNRGGRALLNKMLSVKDIKIIGEQLLEALDSSFNNGRIDKANYLKYRERLEIITLMAGLWATSPVSSKSMLRALEGGNTAIMAANTQMSVSIPGLMLASLEFGAPLMFESAMSEVNLQDPNDPAKIAIGYIGRNPQEFAEVVRYYAFLLGYDLPYAIHADHTTVSKDTAEAIDYAKRLNQAQLSAGYTSFAIDPSSLPAVREDTQLKTLNAMEVEEFLRLGFDESLAKTLAAREFKKLKELSSIEGIDERKINILMDYIESQILVAVLNKMGYEDLMSIPRMPGTIARAIVENGPFTSLEELKEIDGLGDDDIFYIEGIDNAVLLFDYLKAYLDLKRIIEINIELAKFIPEEFGLEVEVGHIGRVDPLTGEAVMTTPLEAVVLIEALQRFGIKPQLLAVNNGTKHGIVFIGGKEVPTTVDVKRTDEIASAIRPLGVSLAQHGTTGTPFEVIKDQLAGNILKANVGTEWRRTVLRSMPLDLFYRMVEWTVEEEKRKAPEKFSGLLPVRSYTREQLLSSECPYYALIIDPIKRAIGVFRAEIDNISGEDLDLIVETTREVAREYFTAFNALEKVWKIVKYLGWGW, translated from the coding sequence ATGCGGATAAGCAATTTAGTAAGAGTTATTTTTATTTTCTTTTCTGTTCAATTTTCTCTCTTTTCTGGTGAACTCCGGAATGGAGTAATCTTAATTTCTCGTCGGGCTAAGAATCAAGAATTTTTAATAGTGTCTCCCTTTCAAAAATTACTCTCTCTTTTAGGAAACGGATTACAAACTGGTCTTAACTTTGATGAAGGGATAGAACTTTTTCGCCAGATAGAGAGATTGCGCTTGTCTGTGGAGGAAACAGAAGATTTTTATTCTTTTATAGCGAATAATCTTGTTGATTTTTTGGTAGTTTCAGAAAGGTCAGGAATTAGAATTGACCTTCTTGATATTCGCGACCTTTTCTCGGCAGCACAGAACTATGCTTTGGGGATAAGAAGAGATGAGTTGGGATTAAATAGGGGAGGAAGGGCTCTTTTAAATAAGATGTTAAGTGTTAAAGATATAAAAATCATTGGTGAACAGCTTTTAGAAGCACTTGACTCCTCTTTTAACAATGGCAGGATTGATAAAGCTAATTACCTGAAATATAGAGAGCGTCTTGAAATTATTACTCTGATGGCTGGACTCTGGGCAACTTCACCAGTGAGTTCTAAGAGTATGCTTAGAGCTTTAGAAGGAGGAAATACCGCCATTATGGCCGCAAATACCCAGATGTCGGTAAGTATTCCCGGACTTATGCTTGCTTCTTTAGAATTTGGAGCTCCCCTTATGTTTGAATCGGCAATGAGTGAAGTCAACCTGCAAGACCCAAATGACCCTGCGAAAATAGCTATTGGTTATATCGGTAGAAATCCCCAGGAATTTGCGGAAGTAGTAAGATACTATGCCTTTCTTTTAGGTTACGACCTGCCTTATGCCATTCATGCTGACCACACCACAGTAAGTAAAGATACAGCGGAGGCAATTGACTATGCTAAAAGACTTAATCAAGCACAATTATCTGCAGGATATACCTCTTTTGCTATTGATCCTTCATCTCTTCCCGCAGTGAGAGAAGATACCCAGTTAAAAACGCTCAATGCCATGGAGGTGGAAGAGTTCTTGAGGCTTGGTTTTGATGAAAGTTTAGCAAAAACTTTAGCCGCGCGAGAATTTAAAAAATTAAAAGAACTCTCTTCTATTGAAGGAATAGACGAGAGAAAGATCAATATTCTGATGGACTATATTGAGTCACAGATTCTAGTTGCAGTTTTGAATAAAATGGGGTATGAAGATTTGATGAGCATTCCACGTATGCCTGGAACTATTGCCCGTGCCATTGTAGAGAACGGTCCGTTTACTTCCTTGGAAGAGCTAAAAGAAATTGATGGGCTGGGTGATGATGATATTTTCTATATTGAGGGAATAGACAATGCGGTTCTTTTGTTTGATTATTTAAAGGCTTACTTAGATTTAAAGCGGATTATTGAGATAAATATAGAATTAGCAAAATTTATTCCTGAAGAGTTTGGTTTAGAGGTGGAAGTTGGTCATATTGGAAGAGTTGATCCACTGACGGGAGAGGCGGTGATGACTACTCCTTTAGAAGCGGTAGTTTTGATTGAAGCATTACAAAGATTTGGGATAAAACCACAGCTTTTGGCGGTAAATAATGGAACAAAACACGGAATTGTCTTCATTGGGGGTAAAGAGGTTCCTACGACTGTAGATGTAAAAAGAACCGATGAAATAGCGAGCGCTATAAGACCTTTAGGAGTTTCCCTTGCTCAGCACGGAACTACTGGTACGCCTTTTGAGGTTATAAAAGATCAACTTGCGGGAAATATCCTTAAAGCCAATGTAGGAACCGAGTGGCGGAGAACTGTTTTAAGAAGCATGCCTTTGGATTTATTCTATAGAATGGTAGAGTGGACAGTGGAAGAAGAAAAAAGGAAAGCTCCAGAGAAATTTTCTGGACTTCTTCCGGTAAGAAGTTATACACGTGAACAACTGCTAAGTTCAGAGTGTCCTTACTATGCTTTAATTATTGATCCTATAAAACGGGCAATAGGAGTTTTTAGAGCTGAAATTGATAATATTTCTGGTGAGGATTTGGATTTAATTGTAGAAACAACCCGCGAAGTAGCAAGAGAGTATTTTACTGCTTTTAATGCTCTAGAGAAAGTTTGGAAGATTGTAAAGTATTTGGGTTGGGGATGGTGA